Proteins from a single region of Oreochromis niloticus isolate F11D_XX linkage group LG7, O_niloticus_UMD_NMBU, whole genome shotgun sequence:
- the ved gene encoding ventrally expressed dharma/bozozok antagonist — translation MNGHFSIEWMAQSSQQEGSESSNITVSGPTACGTLSESLPGFYCRQKSENIPKQEKQEKRSQALEAYSQCILQQQTAPNSQVTEVGFSSGTEEETSGYESEGGQSLSPSAQADSKSPPSPLVGRRPRTAFTAEQISSLEKAFSISAYLGTQSKAELRKKLHLSDKQIRNWFQNRRMKVKRTMQDALAQACQANVCQASVAPQFIHYPELQAYRPGPYPRYHSAAAVVAPEGPAATSYIYPHSHVQFGSPLPSVATLPMDSFYQYSSLSGVMVPSATSHLRESYPTYPPYY, via the exons ATGAATGGACATTTTTCTATTGAGTGGATGGCCCAGAGCAGCCAGCAAGAAGGATCAGAGAGCAGCAACATAACTGTCTCCGGACCTACAGCCTGTGGGACACTTTCTGAGAGTCTGCCTGGTTTTTATTGTAGGCAGAAGTCAGAGAATATCCCTAAGCaggaaaagcaagaaaaaaggaGTCAGGCCCTTGAAGCATACAGCCAGTGTATTCTCCAGCAACAAACCGCTCCCAATAGCCAAG TGACTGAGGTTGGTTTCAGCAGTGGGACAGAGGAGGAGACCTCAGGATATGAGAGCGAAGGTGGACAATCTCTCTCCCCTTCAGCTCAAGCTGACTCAAAATCACCTCCATCTCCTCTAGTGGGTCGGAGGCCCCGGACAGCTTTCACAGCAGAGCAGATCAGTAGCCTGGAGAAGGCCTTCAGCATAAGTGCTTATCTGGGGACACAATCTAAGGCAGAACTCCGCAAAAAACTCCACCTGTCTGATAAACAG ATCAGAAACTGGTTCCAGAACAGACGGATGAAGGTAAAGAGAACCATGCAGGATGCTCTGGCTCAGGCATGCCAGGCTAATGTCTGCCAGGCCAGTGTTGCCCCACAGTTCATTCATTACCCTGAGCTACAGGCATACAGGCCAGGGCCATACCCAAGATAccactcagcagcagcagtagtagcACCTGAGGGCCCGGCTGCCACCTCCTACATCTATCCACACAGTCATGTGCAGTTCGGTTCCCCTCTCCCCAGCGTCGCCACTCTGCCCATGGACTCTTTCTACCAGTACAGCAGCCTTTCAGGAGTCATGGTGCCCTCTGCCACATCTCACCTCAGAGAGTCCTACCCAACCTATCCTCCATATTACTGA
- the purbb gene encoding transcriptional regulator protein Pur-beta yields MVELKMADGDSGSERGGSSGGGGGGGFQHFQRDQETQELASKRLDIQNKRFYLDVKQNNKGRFIKIAEVGAGGSKSRLTLSLSVAAEFRDYLGDFIEHYAQLGPSSPEQIAQAAAGEDGGPRRALKSEFLVRENRKYYLDLKENQRGRFLRIRQTVNRGPSFGVGGPVGGMLAGQTIALPAQGLIEFRDALAKLIDDYGGDDEEMTGGTAAGGYGELPEGTSIMVDSKRFFFDVGSNKYGVFLRVSEVKPSYRNSITIPFKAWSKFGGAFCRYAEEMKEIQERQRDKMYEKRDESEGDDVDDD; encoded by the coding sequence ATGGTGGAGCTGAAGATGGCGGATGGCGACAGCGGGAGTGAGCGCGGAGGTAGTAGcgggggaggaggtggaggtggctTCCAACACTTCCAGAGGGATCAGGAAACCCAAGAACTGGCGTCAAAGCGCCTGGACATCCAGAACAAGCGCTTCTATCTGGACGTCAAGCAGAACAACAAGGGCAGGTTCATTAAAATCGCCGAGGTCGGGGCTGGGGGCTCTAAAAGTCGCCTGACCCTCTCGCTGTCAGTTGCGGCGGAGTTCCGTGACTATCTCGGGGATTTCATCGAGCACTACGCCCAGCTGGGCCCTAGCAGTCCGGAGCAAATAGCACAAGCTGCCGCGGGTGAAGACGGTGGGCCGAGGCGAGCTCTTAAGAGCGAGTTTCTCGTCCGGGAAAATCGCAAGTACTACCTGGACTTGAAAGAGAACCAGCGGGGGAGGTTCCTCCGGATACGGCAAACCGTAAACCGCGGACCTAGCTTTGGAGTGGGGGGCCCAGTGGGCGGCATGCTGGCCGGCCAGACCATAGCCCTTCCGGCACAGGGGTTAATAGAGTTTAGAGACGCCCTTGCTAAGCTCATAGATGACTACGGGGGAGACGACGAGGAGATGACCGGGGGCACGGCCGCCGGGGGCTACGGCGAGCTTCCCGAGGGCACCTCCATCATGGTGGACTCTAAACGGTTCTTTTTCGACGTTGGGTCCAACAAATACGGCGTGTTCCTGCGCGTGAGCGAGGTTAAGCCGAGCTACAGGAACTCTATCACCATCCCGTTCAAAGCCTGGAGCAAATTTGGAGGAGCTTTCTGCAGATATGCAGAGGAGATGAAGGAGATCCAGGAGAGGCAGAGGGATAAAATGTACGAGAAGAGAGACGAGTCCGAGGGGGATGATGTGGATGACgactga